Proteins found in one Phocoena sinus isolate mPhoSin1 chromosome 19, mPhoSin1.pri, whole genome shotgun sequence genomic segment:
- the PEG3 gene encoding paternally-expressed gene 3 protein isoform X5, with product MLPPKYLSATKPKRSWAPNLCELDSDLSQEPDAAIGEAATDSEFFHQRFRNFLYVEFVGPRKTLLKLRNLCLDWLQPETRTKEEIIELLVLEQYLTILPEKIKPWVRAKKPENCEKLVTLLENYKEMYEPEGFHQRDLSLPLMEKVAFAKEREHKRWDSVMDYETRSQDAVSYQDVVALTEDRKPQNPVQDNMENYRKLLSLGVQLAEDDGHSHMTQGHSSRSKRSAYPSTSRGLKTMPETKKSAHRRGICEDESSHGVIMEKFIKDVSRNSKSGRAREPSDRMQRFPRRPDSDWKEVPFNKRESVIQERGHEGNAFGGGGFNLNSNLVSRKRVLERKRRYHFDTDGKGSVHGRRGGARKRPFERSEVRKAASGSSLSAPPVPQLQPFDFGATPYVCDECGRSFSVISGFVEHQITHTRENLYEYGESFLHSVAVSEVQKRQTGGKRFECKECGEPFNKSAALAEHRKIHARDCLAGCKDEEHEEPFMPSPTFRELQKIYGKDKFYECRVCKETFLHSSALVEHQKTHGRDDKGSEHGEAFKPSPALNELQKMYGKEKMYECKVCGETFHHSASLKEHHKIHTRGNPFENKGKVCEETFIPGQSLKRRQKTYPTEKAYDFRDGGDAFRQNSDLIEHQKIHSRKNLFEGRGYEKSVIHGVSFPESQKSHTITRPPEDEEDEKAFTVSSNPDDSREALSYERNPYERSFIHSSAFPGAHKSHSKPRVIAEATVQSSGATEHWKVHAGESTSERKGYERSVIHSLAAFRPPRGRGGNELLGCDEQRESSAYLSDPCGQPQKTLALESPYAGGKNIFKGSFVHGASHTVSQDSLAGEGPSGWKKDGEPSVPKSDVREHQKARAKKKNLERRIYETSVIHSLRFGEPQTFHPREKFYECPECGESFVHSSDLTEHQKIHDRKKPSGSENYIRSVIRSIASTDPQTSYAGQSAQMSYAEEPAQTSYAEEPAQTSYAEPPAQTSYAEPPAQTSYAEPPAQTSYAEPPAQTSYAEPPAQTSYAEPPAQTSYAEQPVRNECKECGECFATVEDLGIHQKIYAREKFHGGELFGGAVIQGVGLDGPRREEPRQEGPDEPDEPEDTIYGCKDCGLGFVDRTDLRDHQKVHGREYLIDSREYARSVMHTRSVSEYQKDYIGEQLYECPACGESFVHSSFLFEHQKIHEQDQFYGHRRYDEPFMQPLVISPQRPRAPQKSLPAGTSLQCQVCGQDFIHGSVLSEHMRVHAGDSLLEQGQGSTDAVSPGSAPTDLQRDQAKDKHYECATCGESFPSQADLREHVRIHEKDEPYDYGATFVHTSFLTEPPKRDSPFYECKDCGKSFIHNTVLTKHQKLHLEEEEAAATAQEVEANVLVPREVLRIQGSNAEAAEPEVEAAEPEVEAAEPNVEAAEPNGEAEGPEGEAAEPNGEAEQPNGEAEQPNGDADEPDGAGIEDPEERAEEPEGDADEPDGAGIEDPEEEGDDQEIQVEEPYYDCRECGETFTSNSAYGEHLKTHARVIIFEPGSVYGESSHYTEHASTSSNDSGRADDKYFKCDVCGQVFTDRLSLARHQNTHTG from the exons ATGCTGCCTCCAAAGTACTTGTCTGCCACCAAACCCAAGAGGTCTTGGGCCCCAAATCTGTGTGAGCTAGACAGTGACTTGTCTCAGGAGCCGGATGCCGCCATAGGAGAAGCCGCCACTGACTCTGAATTCTTTCATCAGAGGTTTCGGAACTTCCTCTACGTGGAATTTGTCGGGCCTCGGAAGACCCTGCTCAAACTCCGAAACCTCTGCCTCGATTGGTTGCAGCCGGAGACTCGCACCAAGGAGGAGATTATCGAGCTCTTGGTCCTCGAGCAGTACCTGACCATCCTTCCAGAAAAGATCAAGCCTTGGGTGCGTGCAAAAAAGCCAGAGAACTGCGAGAAACTCGTTACTCTGCTGGAAAATTACAAGGAGATGTACGAACCGGAAG GGTTTCATCAGCGGGatctttcccttcctctgatGGAGAAAGTGGCTTTTGCAAAGGAAAGAGAGCACAAACGTTGGGACTCTGTGATGGATTACGAGACGAGATCACAG GATGCGGTGTCGTACCAGGATGTGGTGGCCCTCACCGAGGACCGGAAGCCCCAGAACCCAGTTCAGGACAACATGGAGAACTACCGGAAGCTGCTCTCGCTGG GGGTTCAGCTTGCCGAGGACGACGGCCACTCGCACATGACCCAGGGCCACTCATCACGGTCAAAGAGAAGTGCCTACCCGAGCACCAGTCGAG GTCTGAAAACTATGCCTGAAACCAAAAAGTCAGCCCATCGGCGGGGGATCTGTGAAGATGAATCTTCCCACGGGGTGATAATGGAAAAGTTCATCAAGGACGTTTCGCGCAACTCCAAATCGGGAAGGGCAAGGGAACCTAGCGATCGGATGCAGAGGTTCCCCAGGAGGCCAGACAGTGACTGGAAGGAAGTTCCATTCAACAAGAGGGAGTCGGTGATTCAGGAGAGGGGCCATGAAGGGAATGCCTTTGGGGGAGGAGGCTTTAATTTAAACTCAAACCttgtttccagaaagagagttcTTGAGAGAAAAAGGCGCTATCATTTTGACACAGACGGGAAGGGCTCCGTGCACGGTCGGAGAGGTGGTGCAAGGAAGCGGCCCTTTGAGCGCAGCGAGGTGAGGAAGGCCGCTAGCGGGAGCAGCCTTAGCGCGCCGCCCGTCCCCCAGTTGCAGCCCTTCGACTTTGGGGCGACGCCCTATGTGTGTGATGAGTGTGGGAGGTCCTTCAGCGTGATTTCGGGGTTTGTGGAGCATCAGATCACGCACACCAGGGAGAATCTGTATGAGTACGGCGAGTCCTTTCTTCATAGTGTGGCCGTCAGTGAGGTTCAGAAAAGGCAGACCGGAGGGAAGCGCTTTGAATGTAAGGAGTGTGGGGAACCCTTCAATAAGAGCGCCGCCCTGGCCGAGCATCGGAAAATTCACGCTAGAGATTGCCTTGCGGGGTGTAAGGACGAGGAGCACGAGGAGCCCTTCATGCCCAGCCCAACCTTCAGGGAGCTCCAGAAGATATATGGGAAGGACAAATTCTATGAGTGCAGGGTGTGCAAGGAAACCTTCCTTCATAGTTCTGCCCTGGTCGAGCACCAGAAAACCCATGGCCGAGATGACAAAGGTAGTGAGCATGGGGAAGCCTTCAAACCCAGCCCAGCGCTTAACGAGCTTCAGAAGATGTatgggaaagagaaaatgtatgaGTGCAAGGTGTGCGGGGAGACCTTTCATCACAGCGCATCCCTGAAAGAGCACCACAAGATCCACACCCGAGGAAACCCATTTGAAAACAAGGGCAAAGTGTGTGAGGAAACCTTCATTCCTGGTCAGTCCCTTAAAAGACGCCAGAAAACCTACCCAACAGAGAAGGCCTACGACTTCAGAGATGGTGGAGATGCCTTTAGGCAAAACTCAGACCTCATCGAGCATCAGAAAATTCATTCTCGGAAGAACCTCTTTGAAGGCCGGGGGTACGAGAAGTCTGTCATTCACGGTGTGTCCTTCCCCGAATCGCAGAAGAGTCACACTATAACAAGGCCACCTGAGGACGAGGAAGACGAGAAGGCATTCACTGTCAGCTCCAATCCTGATGACAGCCGGGAAGCCCTGTCCTACGAGAGGAACCCCTATGAGAGGTCTTTCATTCATAGCTCAGCCTTCCCTGGGGCTCATAAAAGTCACAGCAAACCGAGAGTGATAGCAGAGGCGACCGTTCAGAGCTCGGGTGCCACCGAACATTGGAAAGTCCACGCTGGGGAGAGTACCTCTGAAAGAAAGGGGTATGAGAGGTCCGTCATCCACAGCCTAGCTGCTTTCAGGCCTCCCCGTGGTCGCGGTGGAAATGAGCTCCTTGGCTGTGACGAGCAGCGGGAGTCCTCCGCTTACCTCTCAGACCCTTGTGGCCAGCCGCAGAAGACCCTTGCCCTAGAGAGCCCCTATGCAGGGGGTAAGAACATCTTCAAGGGCTCTTTCGTGCACGGTGCGTCCCACACCGTATCTCAGGACAGTCTCGCTGGGGAGGGCCCCAGTGGATGGAAGAAGGATGGTGAACCATCTGTCCCCAAGTCGGATGTGCGCGAGCACCAGAAGGCTCGTGCTAAGAAGAAGAACCTCGAGCGGAGGATTTATGAGACCTCTGTAATCCACTCCCTGCGTTTTGGGGAACCTCAAACGTTTCACCCGAGAGAGAAGTTTTACGAATGTCCGGAGTGTGGAGAGTCCTTTGTTCATAGCTCTGACCTCACTGAGCATCAGAAGATTCATGATAGAAAGAAGCCCTCTGGAAGTGAAAACTACATACGATCTGTCATTCGCAGCATAGCCTCCACGGATCCTCAGACCAGTTATGCGGGCCAGTCAGCACAGATGAGTTACGCTGAAGAGCCAGCTCAGACCAGTTACGCTGAAGAGCCAGCTCAGACCAGTTACGCTGAACCCCCAGCTCAGACCAGTTACGCTGAACCCCCAGCTCAGACCAGTTACGCTGAACCCCCAGCTCAGACCAGTTACGCTGAACCCCCAGCTCAGACCAGTTACGCTGAACCCCCAGCTCAGACCAGTTACGCTGAACCCCCAGCTCAGACCAGTTACGCTGAACAGCCTGTCCGCAATGAATGTAAGGAGTGTGGGGAGTGTTTTGCCACTGTTGAAGACCTTGGCATACATCAGAAAATCTATGCCCGAGAGAAATTCCATGGTGGGGAGCTGTTTGGAGGCGCTGTGATTCAGGGTGTGGGCCTTGATGGACCTCGACGGGAAGAGCCTCGGCAGGAAGGGCCAGACGAGCCGGATGAGCCTGAAGACACCATCTATGGGTGCAAGGACTGTGGGCTGGGCTTCGTGGATCGCACAGACCTCAGGGACCATCAGAAGGTTCACGGCAGAGAGTACCTCATCGACAGCCGCGAGTACGCGCGTTCTGTGATGCACACCCGTTCTGTCAGTGAGTATCAGAAAGATTACATTGGAGAGCAGCTTTATGAGTGCCCGGCATGTGGGGAATCTTTCGTTCATAGCTCATTCCTTTTCGAGCATCAGAAAATCCATGAGCAAGACCAGTTTTACGGCCACAGGAGGTATGATGAGCCCTTTATGCAGCCCTTGGTCATTAGCCCGCAGCGGCCTCGGGCCCCACAGAAGAGTCTTCCTGCTGGGACGTCCCTGCAATGCCAAGTGTGCGGACAAGACTTCATCCACGGCTCTGTCCTTAGCGAACACATGAGAGTCCACGCTGGAGACAGCCTGCTGGAGCAGGGCCAGGGAAGCACAGATGCGGTCAGCCCAGGCTCGGCCCCCACAGACCTTCAGAGAGACCAGGCCAAGGACAAGCACTATGAGTGCGCGACCTGTGGAGAATCCTTCCCCAGCCAGGCCGACCTCCGGGAGCACGTGAGGATTCACGAGAAGGACGAGCCCTACGACTACGGGGCCACCTTCGTCCATACCTCCTTCCTCACCGAGCCCCCCAAGAGAGATTCACCCTTCTATGAGTGCAAGGACTGTGGCAAGTCCTTCATCCACAACACAGTCCTCACGAAGCATCAGAAGCTGCACCTCGAGGAAGAGGAGGCGGCAGCCACCGCCCAGGAAGTTGAAGCCAACGTCCTCGTTCCACGGGAAGTTCTGCGGATCCAGGGATCAAATGCGGAGGCCGCAGAGCCAGAGGTGGAGGCCGCCGAGCCGGAGGTGGAGGCCGCCGAGCCCAACGTGGAGGCCGCCGAGCCCAACGGAGAGGCCGAGGGGCCGGAGGGGGAGGCCGCCGAGCCCAATGGGGAGGCCGAACAGCCCAACGGGGAGGCCGAACAGCCCAACGGGGATGCTGATGAACCAGATGGGGCAGGGATCGAAGACCCAGAGGAAAGAGCCGAAGAGCCAGAGGGAGATGCGGATGAGCCGGACGGTGCAGGGATCGAGGACCCAGAAGAGGAAGGTGACGACCAGGAGATCCAAGTGGAAGAGCCCTACTACGATTGCAGGGAGTGTGGCGAGACCTTCACCTCCAACTCAGCCTACGGTGAGCACCTGAAAACCCATGCCAGGGTGATAATATTCGAGCCTGGAAGTGTCTACGGGGAAAGCTCCCACTACACCGAGCATGCCAGCACCAGCAGCAATGACAGTGGCAGGGCTGATGACAAGTACTTCAAGTGTGACGTCTGTGGGCAGGTGTTCACTGACCGCCTGTCCCTGGCCAGGCACCAGAACACCCACACCGGCTGA
- the PEG3 gene encoding paternally-expressed gene 3 protein isoform X6 — MYEPEDDTSSDAHSDGSMSRKAAESPPPHSACCSDRDWDRDWERAREREHRKGRGRGLESRARWPYTRSPRSRFHQRDLSLPLMEKVAFAKEREHKRWDSVMDYETRSQDAVSYQDVVALTEDRKPQNPVQDNMENYRKLLSLGVQLAEDDGHSHMTQGHSSRSKRSAYPSTSRGLKTMPETKKSAHRRGICEDESSHGVIMEKFIKDVSRNSKSGRAREPSDRMQRFPRRPDSDWKEVPFNKRESVIQERGHEGNAFGGGGFNLNSNLVSRKRVLERKRRYHFDTDGKGSVHGRRGGARKRPFERSEVRKAASGSSLSAPPVPQLQPFDFGATPYVCDECGRSFSVISGFVEHQITHTRENLYEYGESFLHSVAVSEVQKRQTGGKRFECKECGEPFNKSAALAEHRKIHARDCLAGCKDEEHEEPFMPSPTFRELQKIYGKDKFYECRVCKETFLHSSALVEHQKTHGRDDKGSEHGEAFKPSPALNELQKMYGKEKMYECKVCGETFHHSASLKEHHKIHTRGNPFENKGKVCEETFIPGQSLKRRQKTYPTEKAYDFRDGGDAFRQNSDLIEHQKIHSRKNLFEGRGYEKSVIHGVSFPESQKSHTITRPPEDEEDEKAFTVSSNPDDSREALSYERNPYERSFIHSSAFPGAHKSHSKPRVIAEATVQSSGATEHWKVHAGESTSERKGYERSVIHSLAAFRPPRGRGGNELLGCDEQRESSAYLSDPCGQPQKTLALESPYAGGKNIFKGSFVHGASHTVSQDSLAGEGPSGWKKDGEPSVPKSDVREHQKARAKKKNLERRIYETSVIHSLRFGEPQTFHPREKFYECPECGESFVHSSDLTEHQKIHDRKKPSGSENYIRSVIRSIASTDPQTSYAGQSAQMSYAEEPAQTSYAEEPAQTSYAEPPAQTSYAEPPAQTSYAEPPAQTSYAEPPAQTSYAEPPAQTSYAEPPAQTSYAEQPVRNECKECGECFATVEDLGIHQKIYAREKFHGGELFGGAVIQGVGLDGPRREEPRQEGPDEPDEPEDTIYGCKDCGLGFVDRTDLRDHQKVHGREYLIDSREYARSVMHTRSVSEYQKDYIGEQLYECPACGESFVHSSFLFEHQKIHEQDQFYGHRRYDEPFMQPLVISPQRPRAPQKSLPAGTSLQCQVCGQDFIHGSVLSEHMRVHAGDSLLEQGQGSTDAVSPGSAPTDLQRDQAKDKHYECATCGESFPSQADLREHVRIHEKDEPYDYGATFVHTSFLTEPPKRDSPFYECKDCGKSFIHNTVLTKHQKLHLEEEEAAATAQEVEANVLVPREVLRIQGSNAEAAEPEVEAAEPEVEAAEPNVEAAEPNGEAEGPEGEAAEPNGEAEQPNGEAEQPNGDADEPDGAGIEDPEERAEEPEGDADEPDGAGIEDPEEEGDDQEIQVEEPYYDCRECGETFTSNSAYGEHLKTHARVIIFEPGSVYGESSHYTEHASTSSNDSGRADDKYFKCDVCGQVFTDRLSLARHQNTHTG; from the exons ATGTACGAACCGGAAG ACGACACCAGCAGTGACGCCCACAGCGACGGCAGCATGAGCCGGAAGGCAGCAGAGTCCCCGCCGCCACACTCCGCCTGCTGCA GTGACCGGGACTGGGACCGAGACTGGGAGCGAGCCCGCGAGCGGGAGCACCggaagggcagaggcaggggcctGGAGTCCCGGGCCCGCTGGCCGTACACCCGGAGCCCCAGGAGCA GGTTTCATCAGCGGGatctttcccttcctctgatGGAGAAAGTGGCTTTTGCAAAGGAAAGAGAGCACAAACGTTGGGACTCTGTGATGGATTACGAGACGAGATCACAG GATGCGGTGTCGTACCAGGATGTGGTGGCCCTCACCGAGGACCGGAAGCCCCAGAACCCAGTTCAGGACAACATGGAGAACTACCGGAAGCTGCTCTCGCTGG GGGTTCAGCTTGCCGAGGACGACGGCCACTCGCACATGACCCAGGGCCACTCATCACGGTCAAAGAGAAGTGCCTACCCGAGCACCAGTCGAG GTCTGAAAACTATGCCTGAAACCAAAAAGTCAGCCCATCGGCGGGGGATCTGTGAAGATGAATCTTCCCACGGGGTGATAATGGAAAAGTTCATCAAGGACGTTTCGCGCAACTCCAAATCGGGAAGGGCAAGGGAACCTAGCGATCGGATGCAGAGGTTCCCCAGGAGGCCAGACAGTGACTGGAAGGAAGTTCCATTCAACAAGAGGGAGTCGGTGATTCAGGAGAGGGGCCATGAAGGGAATGCCTTTGGGGGAGGAGGCTTTAATTTAAACTCAAACCttgtttccagaaagagagttcTTGAGAGAAAAAGGCGCTATCATTTTGACACAGACGGGAAGGGCTCCGTGCACGGTCGGAGAGGTGGTGCAAGGAAGCGGCCCTTTGAGCGCAGCGAGGTGAGGAAGGCCGCTAGCGGGAGCAGCCTTAGCGCGCCGCCCGTCCCCCAGTTGCAGCCCTTCGACTTTGGGGCGACGCCCTATGTGTGTGATGAGTGTGGGAGGTCCTTCAGCGTGATTTCGGGGTTTGTGGAGCATCAGATCACGCACACCAGGGAGAATCTGTATGAGTACGGCGAGTCCTTTCTTCATAGTGTGGCCGTCAGTGAGGTTCAGAAAAGGCAGACCGGAGGGAAGCGCTTTGAATGTAAGGAGTGTGGGGAACCCTTCAATAAGAGCGCCGCCCTGGCCGAGCATCGGAAAATTCACGCTAGAGATTGCCTTGCGGGGTGTAAGGACGAGGAGCACGAGGAGCCCTTCATGCCCAGCCCAACCTTCAGGGAGCTCCAGAAGATATATGGGAAGGACAAATTCTATGAGTGCAGGGTGTGCAAGGAAACCTTCCTTCATAGTTCTGCCCTGGTCGAGCACCAGAAAACCCATGGCCGAGATGACAAAGGTAGTGAGCATGGGGAAGCCTTCAAACCCAGCCCAGCGCTTAACGAGCTTCAGAAGATGTatgggaaagagaaaatgtatgaGTGCAAGGTGTGCGGGGAGACCTTTCATCACAGCGCATCCCTGAAAGAGCACCACAAGATCCACACCCGAGGAAACCCATTTGAAAACAAGGGCAAAGTGTGTGAGGAAACCTTCATTCCTGGTCAGTCCCTTAAAAGACGCCAGAAAACCTACCCAACAGAGAAGGCCTACGACTTCAGAGATGGTGGAGATGCCTTTAGGCAAAACTCAGACCTCATCGAGCATCAGAAAATTCATTCTCGGAAGAACCTCTTTGAAGGCCGGGGGTACGAGAAGTCTGTCATTCACGGTGTGTCCTTCCCCGAATCGCAGAAGAGTCACACTATAACAAGGCCACCTGAGGACGAGGAAGACGAGAAGGCATTCACTGTCAGCTCCAATCCTGATGACAGCCGGGAAGCCCTGTCCTACGAGAGGAACCCCTATGAGAGGTCTTTCATTCATAGCTCAGCCTTCCCTGGGGCTCATAAAAGTCACAGCAAACCGAGAGTGATAGCAGAGGCGACCGTTCAGAGCTCGGGTGCCACCGAACATTGGAAAGTCCACGCTGGGGAGAGTACCTCTGAAAGAAAGGGGTATGAGAGGTCCGTCATCCACAGCCTAGCTGCTTTCAGGCCTCCCCGTGGTCGCGGTGGAAATGAGCTCCTTGGCTGTGACGAGCAGCGGGAGTCCTCCGCTTACCTCTCAGACCCTTGTGGCCAGCCGCAGAAGACCCTTGCCCTAGAGAGCCCCTATGCAGGGGGTAAGAACATCTTCAAGGGCTCTTTCGTGCACGGTGCGTCCCACACCGTATCTCAGGACAGTCTCGCTGGGGAGGGCCCCAGTGGATGGAAGAAGGATGGTGAACCATCTGTCCCCAAGTCGGATGTGCGCGAGCACCAGAAGGCTCGTGCTAAGAAGAAGAACCTCGAGCGGAGGATTTATGAGACCTCTGTAATCCACTCCCTGCGTTTTGGGGAACCTCAAACGTTTCACCCGAGAGAGAAGTTTTACGAATGTCCGGAGTGTGGAGAGTCCTTTGTTCATAGCTCTGACCTCACTGAGCATCAGAAGATTCATGATAGAAAGAAGCCCTCTGGAAGTGAAAACTACATACGATCTGTCATTCGCAGCATAGCCTCCACGGATCCTCAGACCAGTTATGCGGGCCAGTCAGCACAGATGAGTTACGCTGAAGAGCCAGCTCAGACCAGTTACGCTGAAGAGCCAGCTCAGACCAGTTACGCTGAACCCCCAGCTCAGACCAGTTACGCTGAACCCCCAGCTCAGACCAGTTACGCTGAACCCCCAGCTCAGACCAGTTACGCTGAACCCCCAGCTCAGACCAGTTACGCTGAACCCCCAGCTCAGACCAGTTACGCTGAACCCCCAGCTCAGACCAGTTACGCTGAACAGCCTGTCCGCAATGAATGTAAGGAGTGTGGGGAGTGTTTTGCCACTGTTGAAGACCTTGGCATACATCAGAAAATCTATGCCCGAGAGAAATTCCATGGTGGGGAGCTGTTTGGAGGCGCTGTGATTCAGGGTGTGGGCCTTGATGGACCTCGACGGGAAGAGCCTCGGCAGGAAGGGCCAGACGAGCCGGATGAGCCTGAAGACACCATCTATGGGTGCAAGGACTGTGGGCTGGGCTTCGTGGATCGCACAGACCTCAGGGACCATCAGAAGGTTCACGGCAGAGAGTACCTCATCGACAGCCGCGAGTACGCGCGTTCTGTGATGCACACCCGTTCTGTCAGTGAGTATCAGAAAGATTACATTGGAGAGCAGCTTTATGAGTGCCCGGCATGTGGGGAATCTTTCGTTCATAGCTCATTCCTTTTCGAGCATCAGAAAATCCATGAGCAAGACCAGTTTTACGGCCACAGGAGGTATGATGAGCCCTTTATGCAGCCCTTGGTCATTAGCCCGCAGCGGCCTCGGGCCCCACAGAAGAGTCTTCCTGCTGGGACGTCCCTGCAATGCCAAGTGTGCGGACAAGACTTCATCCACGGCTCTGTCCTTAGCGAACACATGAGAGTCCACGCTGGAGACAGCCTGCTGGAGCAGGGCCAGGGAAGCACAGATGCGGTCAGCCCAGGCTCGGCCCCCACAGACCTTCAGAGAGACCAGGCCAAGGACAAGCACTATGAGTGCGCGACCTGTGGAGAATCCTTCCCCAGCCAGGCCGACCTCCGGGAGCACGTGAGGATTCACGAGAAGGACGAGCCCTACGACTACGGGGCCACCTTCGTCCATACCTCCTTCCTCACCGAGCCCCCCAAGAGAGATTCACCCTTCTATGAGTGCAAGGACTGTGGCAAGTCCTTCATCCACAACACAGTCCTCACGAAGCATCAGAAGCTGCACCTCGAGGAAGAGGAGGCGGCAGCCACCGCCCAGGAAGTTGAAGCCAACGTCCTCGTTCCACGGGAAGTTCTGCGGATCCAGGGATCAAATGCGGAGGCCGCAGAGCCAGAGGTGGAGGCCGCCGAGCCGGAGGTGGAGGCCGCCGAGCCCAACGTGGAGGCCGCCGAGCCCAACGGAGAGGCCGAGGGGCCGGAGGGGGAGGCCGCCGAGCCCAATGGGGAGGCCGAACAGCCCAACGGGGAGGCCGAACAGCCCAACGGGGATGCTGATGAACCAGATGGGGCAGGGATCGAAGACCCAGAGGAAAGAGCCGAAGAGCCAGAGGGAGATGCGGATGAGCCGGACGGTGCAGGGATCGAGGACCCAGAAGAGGAAGGTGACGACCAGGAGATCCAAGTGGAAGAGCCCTACTACGATTGCAGGGAGTGTGGCGAGACCTTCACCTCCAACTCAGCCTACGGTGAGCACCTGAAAACCCATGCCAGGGTGATAATATTCGAGCCTGGAAGTGTCTACGGGGAAAGCTCCCACTACACCGAGCATGCCAGCACCAGCAGCAATGACAGTGGCAGGGCTGATGACAAGTACTTCAAGTGTGACGTCTGTGGGCAGGTGTTCACTGACCGCCTGTCCCTGGCCAGGCACCAGAACACCCACACCGGCTGA